A region of the Syntrophales bacterium genome:
ATCGTGTGCCGTGACAAAGAAATCGGGAGCTTCATCGGTCTTAGCAACCTCCAGGTATTTCTGCCAGGCGTAGTCACGAACGAGAATTTCTTGTCCATCGTTCCGTCTCACATATTCGAGGCTGAATAATGGTTCCACACCGCTTGACACGTTGCCGGCCAATTGTGCTGTCGTCCCCGTAGGAGCGATTGTTAGTAGGTGTGAGTTTCTTATACCGTGTTTTTCTATTTTTTTTCTGAGCCCCTCCGGGAGGTACGCGATAAATCTTCCCTTCAGATATTTTTCTTTATCATACATGGGAAATGCGCCCTTTTCCTTTGCCAGCCCGATAGATTCCTCGTAAGCTGTATTCCTTACATTACCGAAGACTTGCTCAATAACCTTCAAACTTTCTTCGCTGCCGTATTTCACTCCTATCATTGCCAGCATACTCCCCAGTCCCATAACGCCGAGGCCAATCCTCCTTGTCTGAAGCGATTTTTCCCGTTGTTCTGGAATCGGATAATAGTTCAGGTCAATTACGTTGTCCAAAAATCTCACCGCAGTTTTTACTGTCCTCGTTAAACCTTCAATATCGATTCGTGCATCTTCAGTAAATGGATCAGCGACAAACCGAGTCAGGTTAATGGAGCCTAAGTTACAAGCTCCGTATGGCGGCATAGGTAATTCTCCGCAAGGGTTGCTTGCATTGATCTTCTCACAGTACCACAGGTTGTTCATGCTGTTTATGGTATCAACAAACATTGCACCCGGTTCTGCTTTCTCCCGGTTGTTTTCAACAATCAACCGGAAGAGATCCCCTGCCTTCACTGTTTTGTGATTTGCCCCCTGATATATCAGGTTCCATTCGCCGTTTTTTTCAACTGCTTTCATGAAGTTATCGCTAATGCCGACAGAGAGATTAAATTTCTCCAACACGGGAGTTTCCCCTGTGTTGTCTTTTTTTGCTATAATAAAGGCTTCTATGTCGGGGTGATCCGCATTCAAAACCGCGATCATTGCCCCTTTCCTGTCACCTACGCCGGAGATGGTTCTTGACATTGCATTCCACATCTCCATAAAGGATACCGGACCGGAAGCGATTGAATTCGTGCCCCCTACCCTATTCCCGTAAGGTCTCAATGTTGAGAAGTTCATGCCGATTCCTCCGCCTGCCTTCATAGTGAGCGCGCTTTCTCCGAGGGACTTCATAATCCCCTCCATGGAGTCTTCAATTTCGTCCATCACGTAGCAGTTGGAAAATGTCGCCTTTGGGTTGCCCGTTCCGGCGTATGCCAATATCCTGCCTCCAGGGATAAACTTCAAGGAGACCATTGCGTCATAAAATTCAACCGCTAAAGTTTTGTCCACATCGGCAATGTGCTTTGCTACCCGTAAAGCGGTGTCTTCAAACGTTTTCTCATCACCGAAGCGGTATTTCTTGTGCCATATTTCGCTATTTATCATCTTTCGCCTCCCTATATGTCGATATCTTCGGGGATAAAATCATCGTTTTCTTTTTTCACGGTATTTTGTGATTCAATTCCCTTCTTTTTGAGGATGAACAGCTTTGTAATGTGCATATAGAGCTGCTTCTTTTCACCGCTTTGCGCTTGCCAGACGTTTTCTTCGAGTTCGCCTATTGCGCTCAACAAGTCGCCTTTGTCTATCTTGAAAGCTTCTGCAGGCTTTCCGGACAATACCCCATTGATAAATATGTCGTGGTTCCCGCCTTTATATACCAACCTCAGGTTAAGAAACGGGGTTCCTTTTGCCGAATATCTTAATTCAGGGTCTTTTACGACCCGTGCTCTTGGTAATGTCATTGAGCTTTCGTTCATAGTTTTTTCTCCTTGAATATCAAGAAACCCCTTTCGGGGTTCCTTTGATTTATATTATTTTATTGCGTCCAGAAACATCGAGAAGTCGCCCTGTTCCAAGCGATTCAACCAATTTGTAGCGACCTCTTCCGAAATTGTTTCATTATTAATGGCAGTTTCCTGTACGCTGGCCGGAACGCCGTAACTACCGGCAAATTCCTTGATTTTCTGGATTAAGTCATCCATAACATCTTTGTTTCCGTTATTGCCATTGCCGTTACCGGCATTCTTCAATGCATCGAGCATCTCCTTATGGAAGTCCTGCGCCTGTGTAAACGTCCATCCCTTCCAGGACCCGGGGTATCTTTTTCTTATCCCCTGGTAGGTATCGGCAGCAATTTTGGCCTTGATGCCGGCGCACTCTTTGACAATGGTAGTTATTTTGTTTTGATCGGGGTTCTCTGCTTCTGTCTGTGCAGGCGTTGCCGCGGTTTCCTGATTTGTTTCCTTTTCGGGAGCTGCAGCAACAACAGCTTCAGCATTTGGAATTTCTGCTTTGGGAGCTTCTGCTTCAGGCAGTGCCGCCGCTTTCTCCGGTATTTCTTCTATGGCAGGTTTAATAGGTTCCACGGCAGTTTCAACAACAGTTTCAGCAGACACTTCATTTTCATATGTGGAATCCGTGATGACCGGTTTTGTAAGCATTGCTGCAGCTTTTATTCCTCTTATAGTTAGATTCCTGCTCTCATATATGAGAGCAAGTTCTGTCATATCTACAGTCAGATCTAAATATATGAGGTATTGTTTCCGCTGTGTTGGTTTACCGGTTTTCGTATCTATTGCAGAAACTATCTCTTCCGTTTTTGTGAGTTGGAATACAGGTTTTCTGTCACTGTCGAACAATCTCGCCAGCCTGCCTCCCGTTATCCGTGATACGTCCTGAAGGACGCTTTTTATAGCGACCAGCGAGTACCATGAGGTTGTCGGAAGTACCCATATGCCCACCCCTTTAGCGCCGGGGATGTAGAACTGCACCATTCCTCCGAATTTACATTCACCCGCCTGGTATTCCCGGCAGTCTTCAGGCGAGCAAGGGCGCGTCCCCCACTGTCTGCCGCCGAAAATCCTTTTTCCGGGTTCAGAATTCATCGGGAAACGGCATATGTTTTCTACCATGTTTCCGGTAATTTTTATGTCGCTCATGAATTTTATTCCTGACTGTCCCCAGCACCTTAACGAATGTGGCATAATTTTCCACCATTCGTTTACCGGAAACCATACGGGTATCCTTCTTACCTTCCCGTCTTTGTCGGCATAAAGTTTTTTTATGATTGCAGCGTTTTCCGGAAAGAGACAATCACCAGCATTGACCGTGAAATAATCAACGTTTGCCGGGGTCATCTTTGACTTTAGTTTTCCATCCACGCCAAGTGCTTTGTTTATGTCGTCCCATGGTGCTCCTTTGGCCGTCATATCCTTATAAACCTTCTCGTCCTGGGGTGTACAACCCGCTTTTAATACCATGATGCCCGGTCTGATAACCCCCGCCTTCGGGAGTAAGTATTTAGGACCAAGAAGTGTCGATATTTTTGCAATGTATTCTGAATCGCTGCTATCCAATGTTGCAACAACACCTGTTGTGTTATCTGTCATAATTTTGTTGCCTCCTTTTAGTTTGTTTTTGGAAATTGTTTTGAAAGTCGTTTTGAATGTTTTCGGATAAACCTACTGAAATATTATCTGTATAGTATTACTTCTTTGATTATGACGGAAAAAAGCCCAGGGGGTTAATTCCCTGGGCTTCTGGTGTTTGTTTTAAATTCAGCTTCCTTCTCTATCTAATGGTAATTCCGTGTTCCCTCTTAAGCTCAATCACCGCGTCAGCTCTCGACAGGAGCGCATCAGTCTGTGTGATGCAGAACTCGTTTTTATACCCGCCGAGTTCAAGGACACGCTTTTTCATGTCGAAGAACTCTTTTTTCTTCTCTGTATCAAGCGCACCATCTTTCTCATCAGAGAAGATGCACTCATACCTTATGCCGCTTAAATTTGCCCTGTAGAGACATATCGCCCGGGTGATTGCTTCTTCCACCCAGGTTTTCTCTCCGCCGGACAGCCTCTTTATGCTTTTTGATTCGTTTGTCTGGCTGTCAAAAACGATGATATCGAAACCTTCTTTCATCCCGCCTTTTGTTTTGGCAAGCTGAGTTTCTATCTTGACACTGAACCTGCCCCCGAATATCTTCAGGAGGTCGTTCGCATAGGTGGTTATCTG
Encoded here:
- a CDS encoding adenosylcobalamin-dependent ribonucleoside-diphosphate reductase; the encoded protein is MINSEIWHKKYRFGDEKTFEDTALRVAKHIADVDKTLAVEFYDAMVSLKFIPGGRILAYAGTGNPKATFSNCYVMDEIEDSMEGIMKSLGESALTMKAGGGIGMNFSTLRPYGNRVGGTNSIASGPVSFMEMWNAMSRTISGVGDRKGAMIAVLNADHPDIEAFIIAKKDNTGETPVLEKFNLSVGISDNFMKAVEKNGEWNLIYQGANHKTVKAGDLFRLIVENNREKAEPGAMFVDTINSMNNLWYCEKINASNPCGELPMPPYGACNLGSINLTRFVADPFTEDARIDIEGLTRTVKTAVRFLDNVIDLNYYPIPEQREKSLQTRRIGLGVMGLGSMLAMIGVKYGSEESLKVIEQVFGNVRNTAYEESIGLAKEKGAFPMYDKEKYLKGRFIAYLPEGLRKKIEKHGIRNSHLLTIAPTGTTAQLAGNVSSGVEPLFSLEYVRRNDGQEILVRDYAWQKYLEVAKTDEAPDFFVTAHDLSWREHIAVMAECQKYIDSAISKTINLPKEITIEE
- a CDS encoding single-stranded DNA-binding protein, with the protein product MNESSMTLPRARVVKDPELRYSAKGTPFLNLRLVYKGGNHDIFINGVLSGKPAEAFKIDKGDLLSAIGELEENVWQAQSGEKKQLYMHITKLFILKKKGIESQNTVKKENDDFIPEDIDI